The region GCGATAGATATGCTCACCGCGTTCGTCATCGCCTAAATACACCACTACATGACCACTTTTATCTATCACCAGCTCGGCGTTTTCGTGTTTGAAACGGCCCAAGGCGGTGCGCTTGACTGGCGTTGAAGTGGGGTCATTAGGGTCAATCTCAACTACCCAACCAAAGCGGTGACACTCGTTAGGGTGTTTGGCGAGATCGAAGCGATCGTCAAACTGATGCCATTGCCAGCCGGCGTCTTTTAGGCCTATACCATAGCGCGCTTGGGCGGGCGTGACAGTGGTGGATGCTGTGCTGCCAAAATAGCCGTTAAAGTTTTCTTCACAGGTTAAATAAGTGCCCCAGGGGGTGAGGCCATTGGCGCAGTTATTAAAGGTGCCGAGCACGCGCTCGCCCTTAGGGTCGGCCTCTGTTTTTAACAGAGCATGGCCTTTGGCGGGGCCATTAATGGCCATGGGCGTATTGGCATGAATGCGGCGATTATATTGGCCGTCTTTTTCAAACTGCCAGCCTTTAGCGCTGTTCTTCAAGGTGAGCACAGAGACGCCTTGTGCCGCTTGGGCTTTTTGTACATCAAGGGCCGTCATCTGTTTGCCAAGGTGTTCAAACATCAATTCGTAATTACAGTATTCGTTATTAACGGCGAGCAGGGCGGTATTTTCGTCAATCGGGAAAAAGCTCATGCCATCGTTATTATCGCCAAACTGACCCAGCTGCTCGGCGGCGCTATTACCACCGCCATCAATAAACTCCGCGACGTTAGAAAACAAAGGATCACCCCAAGAGATCAAGCGCTCAGCTTGATAACCACTGGGCACCACAAAGGTATCGGCGGTGCTGGCTGCCACGGCGCTAAAGCCTAACAAGGGGCTGCTACCGGTCGCGGCGGCGATAGCACGAGACACAGGGGAGACACTAAAGAAGGCGGCGGCACTTAAGGCCGCGGCACCACCTAAAAAGCGGCGGCGACTGAGACTTTTCTCCACCATTTTAGTGAACTCAGGTACCTGTGGCCGAGGGTGGTTTTGTTCATCCTGGTGTTCAAATTGACTCATGATTAATTATCCTTACTGTGCCTGTAAACAGCGTTGAAGTTGTGTACAGGCTAGTCAGCCTTCATGGCAGTTTAATCTCAATTTGATGACAGTTATTTGAAGGTGGTCGTCTCTTAGGTAAAACGTATAAGGCAGGGTTTGGTGTTTTTGTAGTGTGCCCACTTGTTCGGCACGGTCTTGCTGTTGATTTTGATAATTTAAAAATATCCAGCTACGCTGGCCCGGCGAAGTCCTCTTTACCAAAGAGACGGCCGGCTACAGAGACTATTTAGCCTTGGGTTTTGTAGTGTTCGCCTATTGTAGGCAAAGAGTATTCGCCACGGTTTTGATATAGAGCTACATCAGCCACGATAAAACCGCCATAAAAAAGCCCACCCCAACAGTGTTGGGGTGGGCTGGTTAGCTTGAGCTAAGAGGGGATTAATCGTCCCAGTCGTGCTTGCGCCAATGTTTATTACGGTGCTTTTTGTGGTGTTTACGGTCGTAATTACGTTTGTCATGACCATCACCCGTGCGCGCGCCTATGGCCGCACCTGCGCCGCCACCCACACCTGCACCAATTAACTGACCGGTGTGGCCACCCACTTCTTTACCTAGGGCTGCGCCACCTAAGGCACCCACGGCACCGCCTAGCGCGGATTCGTTTTTATTGCCACGATTGGCAGTAGCAGCACCACCCGCAGCACCGCCTAAAGCAGCACCCACTAAGGCACCGGTATCGCCGCCCATTTGGCGACCAATTAAGGTGCCGGCTGCACCGCCCGCACCGCCACCTAAAATGGTGTTTAAATCTTCACCGGCAAATACTGGTGTGGTAGCCAATATAAACGGCAATAAGCCAAAGCTGATAATTTTTTTGTTTAACATAATTCAGTCTCTCTCAGGCTGTTTAACTACCCTCACTATACAAACAGAGTGCGTACTAAAGAAAGCGAATTAAGTGAATGTGCTCTCTCTTTAATGCGAGGTGTTTCTAGTTAAATAATTGTTTTGTATGTGTTTAATGTTGTTTTTAACTGGTTTGGCCACTGTTTCTCACCGTCAGAATTTGACCGCAGCTCATCACTTAATCGCCGACGGCAAATAGTGAGTGCAAATAAGGCGAGATAGGGCTGAGATTTTTACCCCAAAAGCAGCACCTTGGTTTATGTGATGATCCACAAAACTCAGCTATGTTTCAGTGATTTTGGTGTCAATAAATGCAATGAGTTATAGAGCAGGTGGTATTTTAACTACTTATATTGAGGTAAAAACCAGTCTTGCTTTGGTTGCCCATCGCGTAGTACCTACTAGGGTCTGCATAATGGTTGAGGTTCATAAGTAATCAGGAAACCCTAAAATGAGATCCTGACTTTCGTCAGGATGACGGCGTAAAGATAAACGCCAGCCCCGTCCTTACTATAAAAAGTACTTTCAGATCTGATTACTATTTTCCGTGGGTTTCGTGGGTTTCGCGGGTTTCGTTGCAAAAGGCCTTGATCAGTTAGTTTTCCAGATTGGTATAAGCAAAGCAGGAAATGTGGCACAGATTAGCAGCAAGGGCAGGAGAGGTAATCGTAGAATCAATAGCAGTTAGCTTGAGTAAGGTGGGAGTAAGAGCCGTGAACAAATTGAGCTGGGCTAGAAGAGTCGTCCCTGACTCCTGCATGTGGGCGCGATTCGCTTAATCATCCCAGCGTTCGTGGCGCTTTACCCAGTTTTGGCGGCGTTTATGTTCTTGTTTGCGCAAGCGTTGTTGATGCTTAATTTCTTGTTTGCGCATTTTATAATAGTGCTTGCGCTCCGCTTCTCTGCGCTTTCGGTCGTATTTACTTTCGTAACGGTCGTTGTAATAGCGATCGTCATAACGGTCATCATAATCTCGGTCGTTATAACGATCGTAATTCACGTTCTGGCTTTTATGAGTATCACCGGTTCTAGCACCTAAGGCAGAGCCTGCGCCACCGCCCACACCCGCGCCAATCAGCTGACCATTTTGGCCACCCACTTCTTTACCAAGAGCTGCACCACTGATGGCACCCACTGCACCGCCTAACGCGGCTTCATTTTTATTGCCGCGGTTGGCTGTGGCACCGCCGCCTGCAGCGCCACCTATAGCTGCACCTACTAAGGCGCCGGTATCACCGCCCATTTGGCGACCAATAAGGGCACCCGCTGCACCGCCGGCACCGCCACCTAAGATGGTTTTAAGGTCTTCGCCAGCCATTACCGGAGTAGTGGCTAATAGGAAGGGCAATAATGCATAACCAATAATACGTTTTTTCATAATGACAGTCTCTCGGCTGTGTATCTTGAATTCACTATACGAAATTTGGGGGGCAAAGAAAGGGAGAGCCGCCGCTGTAAGCCGACCTGAGAAGCGTCGTTAATCACTAAGTGTTTGATCTTTATAGAACTCAGACTCTATTTAGGCTGTTTTTTATGCGATTAAGCCCGACAGATGCTGACCGTTGCTGAGCGACTTTGCTCAAAACAGTGCCACAGGTAGCGCCTTGCAGCGGTGCCGATATCTCATATTGCAGCAAAGCTATTGCTTTGCGGTAGTCGCGCGCTTTGAGCGCGAAAACCTGCAGAGCAGGTTCTGGTGCACAAGTTCAACCCGATGCGATTCTCTCATTTCTACGTTCAGCGGCCATCAGTGCCGCTGCGCAGCACCAACCAGCTAAAGCAGATTTCTACAAAAGAGGGGAATTTTGTTGAACTTAGAGTTTCCCTCGTTCCCATGCGCAGCAACGCAATGCAGATCCGGTCGCTCTGCGGCGAAGGCTTTAAAAGACAGCTTTTTGTAACTGAAAACCTATCACTTAAATCTTGAACACCCACACTAATGCGCGCAATCCCTGACGGCCATAGCGGGCTAAACGGTCAAAACGGCTTCGCTCTATCGGTAAATATTGTTTATCGACCGCACTTTCGCCGGTGGCTTCGTCAATATCCGGATCGTGAATATAGACAAACTCTTTATCGATGGCGCACACCAATACCCAGTGGGGCGCTTTGCGGCCATCAAGGTGATAGGTACTGATCAGCACCAAGGGTAGGCCACCTTGGTGCAAGCCTTGCTCCAGCTGTTTAAGCGTAAAGTGGTCATAGTTCAGTTCGATATCGGCTTTGGCTATTTGTGCCAAAAACTGCTGATGCACCCGTTCTAAAATCAGTTTCTTTTCGGGGGTGCGTACGCTGTCCACAAACAAGGGGCTGGTTTGATTGAGGATCAATCGTGCTTTAAAGCCGCGCCTAAATGCGGCCAGCGCCAAACCATGGGGGCCACAGCCACCGTGGCCACTGGTCATAAAGATAGTGGTGGCCTCGCGCCACAGCTGCAGCTCTTCGTCTATTTCTGGCTCATAGTCGGGGTTAAGGGCACTAATGGCCATCATTAAGGAGGCGGGGCCACAGCTAAAGTCGGTGGTTTGTCGGTAATAAGGGACACCTTTAGTGCCACTCGCCGGATGATACAGATGCACCCTTTTTTGATAACGCAGGGCCACTTGCAAGTCTTCGTAATAGTTGTGATAAACGCCAAACTGGCGATAGCCCAAGCGCTGATACAGATTTTGCGCCCAAATATTATCGGCTCGCACCTCTAGGCGCATAAACACCGCCCCTTGCTCTTGTGCCGCCAGCTCTGCGGCCTCTACCAGCGCTTGGCCTAAGCCTAAACCACGGGCGTGGGGCGACACGGCAATGGAATAAATACGCGCTAAGCGGGTGTTGCGCCGAAACAGCACTAAAATATAGCCGAGTAATTGCTGGTCTTGCTCGGCGACGAGTAGCTTGTCTTGGGGATGCTCAATAAAGCGTTGAAAACTGCGTCGGCTCATGCGGTCATGCTCAAAGCACAGCTCTTCGAGAGCCACGAGCTCATTGAGTTCGGTTTTTAGTGCGGGGCGGATCTGGGTTGCAGGCATAAGCGCAGACATAAGGCACTCAAAGCATGTGGCGAGTAATTTAAGGTACGATAATTTAGCCTTGTCCGCGAGAATATTTCACTGTGCGGGCAGATATTTATCTATAAAGTCAATTGTTGTTACTTGCGGCATGACGATCAGCCAGCGGCATAGCTTGTGCGGCATAACTAGCGGATGGAATAATGGCTCAACTTATTTTGGTGGTCGATGATGTTAGCGCCTGGGCGCCGTATTTCCCCAGCGAAAATCTGCTGGATTTTGAAAGCTATCTTAAGCAAGCGCCCTTGAAAAATGCACCGCGCACGCGGGTCATTAATCTCTGTAAAAATAACAAGTATTTATCCAATGGTTACTACTGCTCGCTGCTCGCCGAGGCGCGCGATCAAACCGTGATCCCCTCGGTGGCCACCTTAAATAACCTGCGTAACAGCGCGCTGTTTGCCTTTGGCTTTGATGGCGTAAGTGAAGCGCTGTCGGCATTTACCGCAGAGAATGGAAGTAAAAGTGAAGGTAAGAATAAAGGTGAGGGCGAAGGTAAGGATGAGCCGAAAAAGCTGAAGTTTAAAAGCTACTTTGGCCGCAGTCCGTTGCCGGAGTTAGAAGCCTTATGCCGAGAGTTATTTGAACGCCTGCCGTGCCCGGTGCTAGAGCTGACCTTTAAAAAGCGCAGCCGGTGGGAACTGACGGGGCTGGCGACCTTGTCACCCCGCGAGCTAAGTGGCGAGGAAGAAGACCGCTTTGCCGAGGCGCTAGAAGCCTATTCGCGCATTATGTGGCGCAAGCCTAAATCCGTGAAGCGCTATCGCTATGACTTAGCCATGTTAGTGAACCCAGACGAGGCACTGCCGCCCTCAGATGCCAAAGCATTGGCGCGGTTTGTGAAAGCCGGCGAACGATTAGACGTGAATGTGGAGCTTATTACCCGCAAAGATTATCAGCGCTTAGCCGAATACGACGGCCTATTTATTCGCGAAACTACCGCCATCGATCATCATACTTTTCGCTTTGCCCAAAAAGCCGAGCATGAAGGCTTAGTGGTGATGGACTCGCCTACATCGATTCTACGCTGTGCCAATAAAGTATTTTTGGCCGAAAGCTTTACCAAACATGGGGTGCCCATCCCTAAAACGCTGATGGTGAACCCTAAAAATAAAGAGACACCGGCCTTGCTGGAACAAGAATTAGGCTATCCGTTAGTGCTTAAAATACCGGACGGCGCTTTTTCGCGCGGTATTTATAAGGTAGCGGACCGAGCGGCACTCATTGATACCTTGGCTATCTTACGCAATGCTTCGGCCTTGGTATTGGCGCAAGAATTCTTTTTTACCGAGTTTGATTGGCGCATTGGCGTGCTTAACCATCAGGCCATTTTCGCTTGTAAGTATTTTATGGTTAAAGGTCACTGGCAGATTTATCGCCATCACGACAGTGGCAAAGAAGCAGACTCGGGCGGCTTTGTCACCCTGCCCACCTACGAAGCACCCAAGGCAGTATTGAACGCGGCGCTAAAGGCGGTGAAACCCATCGGCGACGGCTTATATGGGGTAGACATTAAAGAAGGCAACGGCCGGGTGGCGGTAATAGAGGTGAACGATAACCCCAATATCGATCACGGCGTAGAAGACGTATTTTTAAAAGATAAGCTCTACGACATCGTTATCGCCGACTTTGTGCGCCGCTTTGAGGCGAGGTGAGGGAAAACAGACGCCTTACGCCGACCGTCTAGTTGTTTGTCGTCCAGCGTTTTAGCCACGAGTCCCGTCCTAGTGAGATTACTTAAATCACCTTGCCATGTTTCATAAAAAAAGCGCCGACTTGCAAAGGTCGGCGCTTTTTATACGTACGGCGTATGGCTTAAAGCGTACGGCTAACCCGCAGGGTTACAAACACTCCCGCTCGCCCCTTTGTAGGGGATCGGGTTTGGTGTCACCTAACTCACAAAAATCCAGCGAGGCGGAATTTAAGCAATAGCGCAAGCCGGTGGGGGCGGGTCCATCGGGGAACACGTGGCCCATGTGGCTGTTGCAGCGCTGGCAGCAAATTTCAACGCGGCGCATGCCGTGGGTCACATCCGTGTACTCGACGATATGATCCGGGTGATAAGGCGCATAAAAGCTGGGCCAGCCGGTGCCGGACTCAAACTTACAGGCCGAAGAAAACAACGGCAAGGCGCACAATTTACACAGATAACTGCCGTCTTTTTCATTGTCGAGCAGGCCACCACAAAAGGGCGCTTCTGTGCCGTGCTGGCGCAAAATACGTTGCTCATCTGGGCTTAATGCGGCAGTGAGTGTGGCAACTTGCTCATCGCTAGGTGGGCTTAAGTCATAAGGGCTTGGAATAATGGCCATGATTACAGATCCTTTTTCAGCCGATGTTTAAAATAATGCTGTACCTTGGCCACTTTTGGCTGGGCAACGGCGGCAATGTAGGGCTGATTTGGGTTTGCCGCTGCATAGTTTTGATGAATGTGCTCGGCCAGATAAAATACAGATAAAGGCTCAAGGCAGGTCACGATAGGGGCACGCACCACGCCGTTGTCTTCCAGCAAGCGAATATAATCCGCAACTAACTGCTGCTCGGCACCACTTTGATAAAATACCGCCGAGCGATACTGGCGGCCCATATCATTGCCTTGCCGATTGAGCTGGGTGGGATCGTGGGCGATACCAAAAAAGACTTTTAATAAGGTGCCTGGGCCTATGATATTACTGTCGTATTTAATGCTGATGGCTTCTGCATGGTCGGTAGCACCACTGCATACCGCATCATAGTTGGCAGTATCTGGGCTACCACCTGCGTAACCGGCGGTGACCTCCAGTACACCTTTGAGCTGGCGATACACGGCTTCTGTGCACCAAAAACAGCCACCGGCTAACACCAAGGTTTGCGGGCCCAAGTTTAAAAATGCGCCATCTTCCGCATCCGGAAAATCATTAGGTAATAGGTTTAGTACCGGATCCGTCATCACATTTCTCCTCATCAAAGTTTAACTACGTTAACATAGCCGCCGCTAGGTCTAAATGGCCTTAAGCCAGAAGCCGCCTGATATTAATAAAGACCGCCTGATGAGCGGCTAAGTTCAGCTTAAGATAAATCGCACTATAAGCAGGCCATGCAAAGACGCTATTTATTGGCTGAAAATAGGGCTTTTGACTGCAAGTTAATTGTTTTGTGAGGCGCATCGGCTGGTCGGTGGCAGTTTATCTGTTTCAAACGGC is a window of Oceanisphaera sp. IT1-181 DNA encoding:
- a CDS encoding GNAT family N-acetyltransferase/peptidase C39 family protein gives rise to the protein MSALMPATQIRPALKTELNELVALEELCFEHDRMSRRSFQRFIEHPQDKLLVAEQDQQLLGYILVLFRRNTRLARIYSIAVSPHARGLGLGQALVEAAELAAQEQGAVFMRLEVRADNIWAQNLYQRLGYRQFGVYHNYYEDLQVALRYQKRVHLYHPASGTKGVPYYRQTTDFSCGPASLMMAISALNPDYEPEIDEELQLWREATTIFMTSGHGGCGPHGLALAAFRRGFKARLILNQTSPLFVDSVRTPEKKLILERVHQQFLAQIAKADIELNYDHFTLKQLEQGLHQGGLPLVLISTYHLDGRKAPHWVLVCAIDKEFVYIHDPDIDEATGESAVDKQYLPIERSRFDRLARYGRQGLRALVWVFKI
- the msrB gene encoding peptide-methionine (R)-S-oxide reductase MsrB, which produces MAIIPSPYDLSPPSDEQVATLTAALSPDEQRILRQHGTEAPFCGGLLDNEKDGSYLCKLCALPLFSSACKFESGTGWPSFYAPYHPDHIVEYTDVTHGMRRVEICCQRCNSHMGHVFPDGPAPTGLRYCLNSASLDFCELGDTKPDPLQRGERECL
- a CDS encoding PhoX family phosphatase, translating into MSQFEHQDEQNHPRPQVPEFTKMVEKSLSRRRFLGGAAALSAAAFFSVSPVSRAIAAATGSSPLLGFSAVAASTADTFVVPSGYQAERLISWGDPLFSNVAEFIDGGGNSAAEQLGQFGDNNDGMSFFPIDENTALLAVNNEYCNYELMFEHLGKQMTALDVQKAQAAQGVSVLTLKNSAKGWQFEKDGQYNRRIHANTPMAINGPAKGHALLKTEADPKGERVLGTFNNCANGLTPWGTYLTCEENFNGYFGSTASTTVTPAQARYGIGLKDAGWQWHQFDDRFDLAKHPNECHRFGWVVEIDPNDPTSTPVKRTALGRFKHENAELVIDKSGHVVVYLGDDERGEHIYRFVSRDKYNPDDAAANRHLLDEGTLYVARFNSGENKDGELAGDGEWLPLIFGEHGLTPENGFTSQAEVLIHARLAATQVGATTMDRPEWVAVHPTEPMVFCTLTNNKNRGVADNQALNGPNPRAENHYGQIVRWQPTSGQHTDDTFNWDLFLLAGNPTLHQDNLYAGSANINADNMFNSPDGIGFDKAGRLWIQTDGNYSNEGDFVGQGNNQMLCADPTTGEVRRFLTGPIACEITGLAFTPDQKTLFVGVQHPGEDLAGSHFPLGGSHTPRSSVMVITRQDGGIIGT
- the msrA gene encoding peptide-methionine (S)-S-oxide reductase MsrA, with amino-acid sequence MTDPVLNLLPNDFPDAEDGAFLNLGPQTLVLAGGCFWCTEAVYRQLKGVLEVTAGYAGGSPDTANYDAVCSGATDHAEAISIKYDSNIIGPGTLLKVFFGIAHDPTQLNRQGNDMGRQYRSAVFYQSGAEQQLVADYIRLLEDNGVVRAPIVTCLEPLSVFYLAEHIHQNYAAANPNQPYIAAVAQPKVAKVQHYFKHRLKKDL
- a CDS encoding RimK family protein, coding for MAQLILVVDDVSAWAPYFPSENLLDFESYLKQAPLKNAPRTRVINLCKNNKYLSNGYYCSLLAEARDQTVIPSVATLNNLRNSALFAFGFDGVSEALSAFTAENGSKSEGKNKGEGEGKDEPKKLKFKSYFGRSPLPELEALCRELFERLPCPVLELTFKKRSRWELTGLATLSPRELSGEEEDRFAEALEAYSRIMWRKPKSVKRYRYDLAMLVNPDEALPPSDAKALARFVKAGERLDVNVELITRKDYQRLAEYDGLFIRETTAIDHHTFRFAQKAEHEGLVVMDSPTSILRCANKVFLAESFTKHGVPIPKTLMVNPKNKETPALLEQELGYPLVLKIPDGAFSRGIYKVADRAALIDTLAILRNASALVLAQEFFFTEFDWRIGVLNHQAIFACKYFMVKGHWQIYRHHDSGKEADSGGFVTLPTYEAPKAVLNAALKAVKPIGDGLYGVDIKEGNGRVAVIEVNDNPNIDHGVEDVFLKDKLYDIVIADFVRRFEAR